TCATGATTTGGAGATTGCCCTGGAAACCGCAGATCGATTTTGGTTACTAAATTGTGGAATCCCCCTTATTTCTGGTTTGCCTGAGGAATTGGTCTTATCTGGAAAAATCAATAGTCTTCTCCCCGGAGATAAGTTTCATTTTGACCCTGAAAAAGGTAAAATCGAAAAGAAAGCGCTCCCTCCATCTTGGGAAATAATAGGTGATCCTTCCTCGGTATTTTGGATTCAAAAAGCCCTTTTAAAGCGTCAAATCCCCTCACTTGATCAAGTCATAGAAGTAAAAAACACACCTTTTCAAATTAAGTTTAATGGGAAGATATTCGACAGTCTGGAAAGCTTCTTCGAAAATCTCAAAATTTAATAGCTGCCATACTTCTCAAAACCATTGATTTCCTTAGTTTTGTCAAAAATATCACAAACCCTATAATTTTTATAGAGAATAGTTTTAACAATCCAGAAATTTCATATATTTGTCACACTAATTATTTGTATGACACACGAGCAATTTGCAAGGTATTCGTTTCTTCTGGACCGTACAGCGCGAAAAGTGAAACAGTATGCCCAGCATCAGTTTAAATCAGGAGATTTTGATGTCACAGTCGACCAATGGGTTGTATTAAAAAACCTATCAGAAAATCGAAATCTCAGTCAGACTCAGTTGGCCCAACTTGTATTTAAGGACCACCCAACGCTGACACGGATTATAGACTTGTTGTGTAAAAAAGGATATGTAGAGCGTCTTCCCCACCCCATGGACAGAAGGAGTTTTCAACTTCATTTGACAAAATCGGGAGAAAAGAAAGTAACAGCTTTACGTCCACAAATTTTAGAAATCCGTGAAAAAGCCTGGGAAAATCTCAGCGAATCGGATTTTGAAGAGTTTAAAAGAATCCTGAACACCATCTATAAAAATCTTGGTGGGCAAGGAGCAGAAGAATAAGTAGTTAAGAGCGATTATTAATAAAGCATTCATCCGGGATTTACCCTTTAAAGTCAAAAAACCATGATCAACACTGATATTTGTATCATCGGAGCCGGCCCAGTTGGCCTTTTTGCAATTTTTGAAGCAGGTTTGCTAAAAATGCGTTGCCACCTGATCGATGCACTTCCACAGGTAGGCGGGCAGTTGTCAGAAATCTACCCTCAAAAGCCTATTTATGATATCCCAGGATATCCTGAGGTAAAGGCTCAAGAATTGGTGGACAACTTGATGGAGCAAGCAAAACCATTCAAGCCAACTTTTTCATTGGGTGAGCGAGTAGATCATTTAGATAAGCAGGAGGACGGCTCTTATATCGTTACGACTAGCGATAAAACACATGTGCATGCGCAGGTGATTATCATTGCTGGTGGACTTGGATGCTTTGAACCAAGAAAGCCTGCTCTCGAAAACCTTGAAACTTTCGAAGGAAAGGGAATCACTTACATGGTGAAAAACCCAGAAACTTTCCGTGATAAAAAAGTAGTATTAGCAGGTGGTGGAGACTCTGCACTGGACTGGACTATTTTCCTTGCTAATGTTGCAGAAAAAGTGACTTTGGTACACAGAAATGAAACTTTCCGTGGAGCACCCGATTCAGCTGCGAAAGTTTTTGACTTGGCCAACCAAGGTAAAATTGATTTGATATTGTCTGCCAACTTAAAGACTGTTGGAGGAAATGGTACATTAGATTCTGTCACCCTATTGTCTAAGGCAAAAGAAGAAATAAAAATTGACGCCGATTACTTGATTCCACTATTTGGATTAAGTCCTAAATTAGGTCCAATAGCAGATTGGGGATTGAGCATTGATAAGAATGCTATTGAAGTAGACACACGCGACTACTCTACTGGAGTGGAGCGAATCTATGCAATTGGTGATATCAACACCTATCCAGGTAAGTTGAAATTAATCCTTTGTGGATTCCACGAAGCTGCCATCATGATGCATTCTGCTTTCAAGTATGTGTACCCAGACCAAAAATTAAGTTTCAAATACACAACCGTTAATGGTGTAAATACATTTTAATCGTATTTTTGACAATGGTTAATTTCACAGTAGAAGATCACGACGGGAATCGTCAAGAAATAGAAGCCCCAGATGATATGGGCTTTAGCCTTATGGAAATTCTGAAAGCTTCAGAATATCCTGTTTTAGCCACTTGCGGTGGAATGGCACTTTGTGCCACCTGCCATGTGGAAGTTTTGGAAGGAAAAGATGAATTAGGAGAAGCAACCGATATGGAATTAGACCAGTTGGAAAACTTGCCTGAAT
Above is a window of Algoriphagus machipongonensis DNA encoding:
- a CDS encoding MarR family winged helix-turn-helix transcriptional regulator, yielding MTHEQFARYSFLLDRTARKVKQYAQHQFKSGDFDVTVDQWVVLKNLSENRNLSQTQLAQLVFKDHPTLTRIIDLLCKKGYVERLPHPMDRRSFQLHLTKSGEKKVTALRPQILEIREKAWENLSESDFEEFKRILNTIYKNLGGQGAEE
- a CDS encoding NAD(P)/FAD-dependent oxidoreductase gives rise to the protein MINTDICIIGAGPVGLFAIFEAGLLKMRCHLIDALPQVGGQLSEIYPQKPIYDIPGYPEVKAQELVDNLMEQAKPFKPTFSLGERVDHLDKQEDGSYIVTTSDKTHVHAQVIIIAGGLGCFEPRKPALENLETFEGKGITYMVKNPETFRDKKVVLAGGGDSALDWTIFLANVAEKVTLVHRNETFRGAPDSAAKVFDLANQGKIDLILSANLKTVGGNGTLDSVTLLSKAKEEIKIDADYLIPLFGLSPKLGPIADWGLSIDKNAIEVDTRDYSTGVERIYAIGDINTYPGKLKLILCGFHEAAIMMHSAFKYVYPDQKLSFKYTTVNGVNTF
- a CDS encoding 2Fe-2S iron-sulfur cluster-binding protein produces the protein MVNFTVEDHDGNRQEIEAPDDMGFSLMEILKASEYPVLATCGGMALCATCHVEVLEGKDELGEATDMELDQLENLPEYYPTSRLACQIRIGDILEGSVIKLRGEDQ